Proteins encoded together in one Larus michahellis chromosome 4, bLarMic1.1, whole genome shotgun sequence window:
- the PTPMT1 gene encoding phosphatidylglycerophosphatase and protein-tyrosine phosphatase 1: MGVAEALGAGAARLLFYPTLLYTAARAQLPGSRRPWFHRIDGAVLLGALPLRGRSRGLVAEENVRAVVTLNEEYETRFLCCSPQEWEAMGVEQLRLSTVDLTGVPTLENLRKGVEFILKHRACGHSVYVHCKAGRSRSATMVAAYLIQLHHWTPQEAIEAIAKIRPHILIRHKQVQILEKFHRNMIARTTA; this comes from the exons ATGGGGGTGGCGGAGGCGCTGGGTGCCGGGGCGGCGCGGCTGCTCTTCTACCCGACGCTGCTGTACACGGCGGCGCGGGCGCAGCTGCCCGGGTCCCGCCGGCCCTGGTTCCACCGCATCGACGGCGCCGTGCTGCTGGGGGCGCTGCCGCTGCGGGGGCGCAGCCGCGGG CTGGTGGCGGAGGAGAACGTGCGCGCCGTGGTCACCCTCAACGAGGAGTACGAGACCCgcttcctctgctgctccccccag GAATGGGAGGCAATGGGAGTGGAGCAACTGCGTCTCAGCACCGTGGATCTAACGGGAGTCCCCACCTTGGAAAACCTCCGCAAGGGCGTTGAATTCATACTGAAACACCGGGCGTGTGGTCACAGTGTCTACGTGCACTGCAAGGCAGGACGCTCCCGCAGTGCCACCATGGTGGCAGCGTATTTAATTCAA CTGCATCACTGGACCCCTCAGGAAGCAATAGAGGCTATTGCCAAGATTCGTCCCCACATCCTCATTCGGCACAAGCAAGTCCAGATCCTGGAGAAATTTCACAGGAACATGATCGCTAGGACAACTGCATAG
- the KBTBD4 gene encoding kelch repeat and BTB domain-containing protein 4 isoform X1: MKGGAADCWRSDLCSTMDSSEETGGSSAEENYFVNYTFTDRSHSGRVAQGIMKLCLEDELFADVTISVEGKEFQLHRLVLSAQSCFFRSMFTSNLKEAHNRVIELQDVSESVFQLLVDYIYHGTVKLRAEELQETYEVADMYQLTALFEECSRFLARTVQVRNCLQVMWLADQHSDMELYTAAKHCAKSHLSQLQDTEEFLHLPLRLLTDILTDGVPYSQNPTVAIETWINFNKEERAGFSETLRSSLKVIGENVHIYLIGKESSRTHSLAVSLHCADDDSISVSGQNSLCHQITAACKHGSDLYVVGGSIPRRMWKCNNATIDWEWCAPLPRDRLQHTLVSVPSKDAIYSLGGKTLQDTLSNAVIYYRVRDNVWTETSQLEVAVSGAAGVNLNGVIYLLGGEENDLDFFTKPSRLIQCYDTNTEKCHVKPYVLPFAGRMHAAVHKDVVFIVAEGDSLLCYNPLLDSFTRLCLPDAWSSVPSLWKIASCNGSIYVFRDRYKKGDANTFKLNPATSVVTVTSGIKVLLTNLQFVLA, from the exons ATGAAGGGAGGCGCCGCAG ATTGCTGGAGGTCTGATCTTTGCAGCACCATGGACTCGTCAGAAGAGACTGGAGGTTCCTCTGCAGAAGAAAACTACTTTGTGAACTACACTTTCACCGACCGCTCCCACTCAGGCCGCGTGGCCCAGGGTATTATGAAATTATGCTTGGAGGATGAGCTCTTTGCTGATGTTACAATATCAGTGGAAGGCAAAGAATTCCAGCTGCACCGTTTGGTCCTCTCAGCTCAGAGTTGCTTTTTTCGTTCTATGTTCACTTCCAACCTAAAGGAGGCCCACAACCGGGTGATTGAGCTGCAGGACGTTAGCGAGAGTGTCTTTCAGCTCCTTGTGGACTATATTTACCATGGGACTGTAAAGCTGAGGGCAGAGGAATTGCAGGAAACCTATGAAGTGGCAGACATGTACCAGCTGACTGCCCTTTTTGAAGAGTGCTCACGTTTTCTGGCCCGTACAGTGCAGGTTAGGAACTGTTTGCAGGTCATGTGGTTGGCAGATCAACACAGTGACATGGAGCTCTACACAGCTGCCAAACACTGTGCAAAGTCACATTTGTCCCAGCTGCAAGACACAGAGGAGTTCCTACACCTGCCTCTCCGCCTATTGACAGACATCCTTACAG ATGGCGTTCCATATTCTCAGAATCCAACGGTTGCCATAGAAACCTGGATCAACTTCAACAAGGAGGAACGAGCGGGCTTTTCAGAGACGCTGCGATCGAGTTTGAAG GTGATTGGAGAAAACGTTCACATCTACCTGATTGGAAAGGAGTCGTCACGTACACATTCACTCGCTGTCTCTCTGCATTGTGCTGATGATGACTCCATAAGCGTGAGTGGCCAGAACAGCCTGTGTCACCAGATCACCGCTGCCTGCAAGCACGGTAGTGACCTATACGTCGTTGGTGGCTCCATTCCACGACGCATGTGGAAGTGCAACAACGCGACTATAGACTGGGAATGGTGTGCCCCTCTGCCCCGTGACCGGCTCCAACACACCCTTGTCTCTGTTCCAAGCAAGGATGCAATATATTCACTGGGGGGGAAAACTCTACAGGACACTCTCTCTAATGCCGTCATATATTACAGAGTACGAGACAACGTCTGGACAGAGACCAGCCAGTTGGAAGTGGCAGTCTCTGGAGCTGCAGGTGTAAACCTTAATGGTGTCATTTACCTGCTGGGTGGGGAAGAAAATGACTTGGACTTCTTCACCAAGCCCTCTCGGCTAATTCAGTGTTATGATACCAACACAGAGAAATGCCACGTGAAGCCATACGTACTGCCTTTTGCAGGGCGCATGCATGCTGCTGTACACAAGGATGTGGTGTTCATTGTAGCTGAGGGGGATTCACTGCTATGCTATAATCCCCTGCTGGATAGCTTCACCCGGCTATGCCTGCCAGATGCCTGGAGCTCAGTACCGTCCCTCTGGAAAATTGCCAGCTGCAATGGCAGCATCTATGTCTTTCGTGACCGCTATAAAAAGGGTGATGCAAATACTTTTAAACTTAACCCAGCCACCTCTGTTGTAACGGTCACAAGTGGCATCAAAGTGCTGCTCACTAACCTGCAGTTTGTCCTGGCCTAA
- the KBTBD4 gene encoding kelch repeat and BTB domain-containing protein 4 isoform X2, whose translation MDSSEETGGSSAEENYFVNYTFTDRSHSGRVAQGIMKLCLEDELFADVTISVEGKEFQLHRLVLSAQSCFFRSMFTSNLKEAHNRVIELQDVSESVFQLLVDYIYHGTVKLRAEELQETYEVADMYQLTALFEECSRFLARTVQVRNCLQVMWLADQHSDMELYTAAKHCAKSHLSQLQDTEEFLHLPLRLLTDILTDGVPYSQNPTVAIETWINFNKEERAGFSETLRSSLKVIGENVHIYLIGKESSRTHSLAVSLHCADDDSISVSGQNSLCHQITAACKHGSDLYVVGGSIPRRMWKCNNATIDWEWCAPLPRDRLQHTLVSVPSKDAIYSLGGKTLQDTLSNAVIYYRVRDNVWTETSQLEVAVSGAAGVNLNGVIYLLGGEENDLDFFTKPSRLIQCYDTNTEKCHVKPYVLPFAGRMHAAVHKDVVFIVAEGDSLLCYNPLLDSFTRLCLPDAWSSVPSLWKIASCNGSIYVFRDRYKKGDANTFKLNPATSVVTVTSGIKVLLTNLQFVLA comes from the exons ATGGACTCGTCAGAAGAGACTGGAGGTTCCTCTGCAGAAGAAAACTACTTTGTGAACTACACTTTCACCGACCGCTCCCACTCAGGCCGCGTGGCCCAGGGTATTATGAAATTATGCTTGGAGGATGAGCTCTTTGCTGATGTTACAATATCAGTGGAAGGCAAAGAATTCCAGCTGCACCGTTTGGTCCTCTCAGCTCAGAGTTGCTTTTTTCGTTCTATGTTCACTTCCAACCTAAAGGAGGCCCACAACCGGGTGATTGAGCTGCAGGACGTTAGCGAGAGTGTCTTTCAGCTCCTTGTGGACTATATTTACCATGGGACTGTAAAGCTGAGGGCAGAGGAATTGCAGGAAACCTATGAAGTGGCAGACATGTACCAGCTGACTGCCCTTTTTGAAGAGTGCTCACGTTTTCTGGCCCGTACAGTGCAGGTTAGGAACTGTTTGCAGGTCATGTGGTTGGCAGATCAACACAGTGACATGGAGCTCTACACAGCTGCCAAACACTGTGCAAAGTCACATTTGTCCCAGCTGCAAGACACAGAGGAGTTCCTACACCTGCCTCTCCGCCTATTGACAGACATCCTTACAG ATGGCGTTCCATATTCTCAGAATCCAACGGTTGCCATAGAAACCTGGATCAACTTCAACAAGGAGGAACGAGCGGGCTTTTCAGAGACGCTGCGATCGAGTTTGAAG GTGATTGGAGAAAACGTTCACATCTACCTGATTGGAAAGGAGTCGTCACGTACACATTCACTCGCTGTCTCTCTGCATTGTGCTGATGATGACTCCATAAGCGTGAGTGGCCAGAACAGCCTGTGTCACCAGATCACCGCTGCCTGCAAGCACGGTAGTGACCTATACGTCGTTGGTGGCTCCATTCCACGACGCATGTGGAAGTGCAACAACGCGACTATAGACTGGGAATGGTGTGCCCCTCTGCCCCGTGACCGGCTCCAACACACCCTTGTCTCTGTTCCAAGCAAGGATGCAATATATTCACTGGGGGGGAAAACTCTACAGGACACTCTCTCTAATGCCGTCATATATTACAGAGTACGAGACAACGTCTGGACAGAGACCAGCCAGTTGGAAGTGGCAGTCTCTGGAGCTGCAGGTGTAAACCTTAATGGTGTCATTTACCTGCTGGGTGGGGAAGAAAATGACTTGGACTTCTTCACCAAGCCCTCTCGGCTAATTCAGTGTTATGATACCAACACAGAGAAATGCCACGTGAAGCCATACGTACTGCCTTTTGCAGGGCGCATGCATGCTGCTGTACACAAGGATGTGGTGTTCATTGTAGCTGAGGGGGATTCACTGCTATGCTATAATCCCCTGCTGGATAGCTTCACCCGGCTATGCCTGCCAGATGCCTGGAGCTCAGTACCGTCCCTCTGGAAAATTGCCAGCTGCAATGGCAGCATCTATGTCTTTCGTGACCGCTATAAAAAGGGTGATGCAAATACTTTTAAACTTAACCCAGCCACCTCTGTTGTAACGGTCACAAGTGGCATCAAAGTGCTGCTCACTAACCTGCAGTTTGTCCTGGCCTAA